Proteins encoded in a region of the Prunus persica cultivar Lovell chromosome G4, Prunus_persica_NCBIv2, whole genome shotgun sequence genome:
- the LOC18781308 gene encoding ATP synthase gamma chain, chloroplastic, with product MSCSNLTMWVSSKPALSDTSSLSCRSFISPFQLPSQNSLPASPSRSSSVSPIHCGLRELRERIDSVKNTQKITEAMKLVAAAKVRRAQEAVVNGRPFSETLVEVLYNINEQLQVEDIDAPLTNVRPVKKVALVVITGDRGLCGGFNNSIIKKAERRISELKALGLEYTIISVGKKGNSYFLRRPYIPVDKFLEGTNLPTAKEAQAIADDVFSLFVSEEVDKVELLYTKFVSLVKSDPVIHTLLPLSPKGEICDINGVCVDAADDEFFRLTTKEGKLTVERDVVRTTTVDFTPVLQFEQDPVQILDALLPLYLNSQILRALQESLASELAARMSAMSNATDNAVELKKNLSRVYNRQRQAKITGEILEIVSGANALV from the coding sequence ATGTCTTGTTCAAATTTGACAATGTGGGTGTCTTCAAAACCTGCCCTTTCTGACACCTCCTCGCTCTCCTGCCGTTCTTTTATCAGCCCTTTTCAGCTTCCTTCACAAAACTCTCTCCCTGCCAGCCCCTCAAGATCGTCTTCTGTGTCCCCGATTCACTGCGGTCTCCGTGAGCTTCGAGAACGTATTGATTCTGTAAAGAACACCCAGAAGATCACTGAGGCTATGAAGCTTGTGGCAGCTGCCAAAGTCCGCAGAGCTCAAGAAGCTGTCGTTAATGGAAGACCCTTCTCGGAAACTCTTGTGGAAGTTCTTTACAACATCAATGAGCAGCTCCAAGTGGAAGACATAGATGCTCCTCTGACCAATGTTAGGCCTGTCAAGAAAGTTGCTCTTGTTGTCATAACCGGCGATCGTGGTCTTTGTGGAGGTTTCAACAATTCAATTATCAAGAAAGCTGAGAGAAGAATATCTGAATTGAAGGCTCTTGGTCTCGAATACACGATCATCAGCGTTGGCAAAAAGGGTAACTCTTATTTTCTAAGGCGGCCTTACATTCCAGTTGATAAGTTTCTTGAGGGAACCAACCTCCCAACTGCCAAAGAAGCACAGGCCATTGCAGATGATGTGTTCTCCCTCTTTGTGAGTGAAGAAGTTGACAAAGTTGAGCTTTTGTACACCAAATTCGTGTCGTTGGTTAAGTCTGACCCTGTGATTCATACCTTGCTTCCACTCTCACCAAAAGGagagatttgtgatattaaTGGTGTGTGTGTGGATGCTGCCGACGATGAGTTCTTCAGGTTGACAACAAAGGAAGGGAAGTTGACTGTAGAGAGAGATGTGGTGAGGACAACAACCGTGGATTTCACACCGGTTTTGCAATTCGAGCAGGATCCAGTTCAGATTCTTGATGCTTTGCTGCCTTTGTACCTCAACAGTCAGATTTTGAGGGCATTGCAAGAGTCACTAGCCAGTGAGCTTGCTGCTAGAATGAGTGCTATGAGCAATGCAACTGATAATGCAGTGGAGTTGAAGAAGAACTTGTCCAGGGTCTACAACAGGCAGCgccaggccaaaatcacaggAGAGATATTGGAGATTGTTTCTGGTGCCAATGCCTTAGTTTGA
- the LOC18778249 gene encoding uncharacterized protein LOC18778249, whose protein sequence is MLYCLSKMSSCPNAQSTKVGYRRHQNALSATEVMSEQHESSLRLEEDEDEDEDEDEDVDFNPFLKGTLSPEASSSLSSEVEGLDGEVVDSSRNTVETTGINSLSVAREVQKCSVRESEHGEEEIVMQTTVFPEGASENEFEKTVPGNANKRMAAFITQPVSETVQEKDDVSGSGTDVNDAIVGGLSNTEDIQNPTMDLDDEDEDAICKRTRARYSLASFTLDELETFLQETDDDDDLQNIDDEEEYRKFLTAVLQGEGDDQSTKENENAYDEDEDNDADFEIELEELLESDVDENVKDKVVEENGGAGRRPKTRQNRCQKAPAQCKKKILGQTKRPLRPLLPVLPKGPMSSFSTQASRTLMPGTTSSCLSSTIEDRSINGFTAHQIGQLHCLIHEHVQLLIQVFSLCALDYSRQHIASQVKRLIFEMLHKRDEALARKSVPYPAVCFFPSVPTEFPNSYTTQSTLVSSLTYDARRECFSSNNQRAVSPNISPSKGRRECIPNGQVGFSQNMGGAFWVPSISGPVLSVLDVAPLSLVGRYMDEVDTAIQENRRCYVETSSDTRLEKEPLFPLPNFPLCAQANFEAVSGSGSSVSNVAPSSSSQQPPKKSLAATIVESTKKQSVAIVPREISKLAQIFFPLFNPALFPHKPPPGNMANRVLFTDAEDELLALGLMEYNMDWKAIQQRFLPCKSERQIFVRQKNRCSSKAPENPIKAVRRMKNSPLTAEELACIQEGLKAYKYDWMSIWQFIVPHRDPNLLPRQWRIALGTQKSYKLDEAKKEKRRLYESKRRKHKSSDLSSWQNSSEKEDCQAEKSGGENSADGFTDNAGETYVHEAFLADWRPGTSSGERNLHSGTLSQEAIREWANVFGHKEAPRTQTVSKYQQSPSLITGFRHFASGTTQTNHSVSHMTSNAFKSQFNYRRYRARRTNGAQLVKLAPELPPVNLPPSVRIVSQSAFRGSLCGISSTVSASGVGSGSSATDNLFSKFSQVGRLGISDAITSRQNKTHSPKDSVATLRPEDSRIVKDKCVEEGRDTDSDLHMHPLLFQAPEDGRLPYYPLNCSNRNSSTFSFLSANQPQLNLSLFHNPHQGSHVDCFDKSLKTSNSTSRAIDFHPLMQRTDYVSSVPVTTCSTAPLSNTSQTPLLGNTDPQALGTNEKANELDLEIHLSSTSEKENFLKRRDVGVHNSVKSRTTAPDSGTIMITQCANGSLYQHAENSSGSGSEPVSGGLTLVIPSNILSRYNADDTGEQSQPDIEMEQEELSDSDEENEENVEFECEEMTDSDGEVGSACEGIAEMQNKDVPTFATKRPATVDPDGKQCEPKAGCHTQDNIRNTPSLDDASNSSWLSLDSCAPDRPSHMMSKHDESTNDSGLAANDMSSSRPARSCKNVKLGTREVVAQRQGVDMAHQLSLGPLANPTIRKPRKRVCRTNTCLNIGLTVENSNSSSDG, encoded by the exons ATGCTATATTGCTTGTCCAAAATGTCTTCGTGTCCAAATGCACAATCAACAAAAGTTGGGTATCGTCGTCATCAAAATGCTCTTAGTGCTACTGAGGTCATGAGTGAGCAGCATGAGAGTAGTTTGAGACTTgaggaggatgaggatgaggatgaggatgaggaCGAAGATGTAGATTTCAATCCTTTTCTAAAAGGAACCCTTTCACCAGAAGCTTCTTCAAGTCTGAGCTCTGAAGTAGAAGGTTTAGATGgtgaagttgttgacagcaGTAGAAACACTGTTGAAACTACTGGCATTAATTCATTGAGTGTGGCTCGTGAGGTGCAAAAGTGTTCTGTTAGAGAATCTGAGCATGGGGAGGAAGAAATCGTGATGCAAACTACTGTTTTTCCTGAAGGTGCATCtgaaaatgaatttgaaaaaacagtTCCTGGAAATGCTAACAAGAGAATGGCTGCCTTCATCACTCAACCTGTCAGTGAAACTGTTCAAGAAAAGGATGATGTCTCAGGCAGTGGAACTGATGTTAATGATGCTATAGTAGGAGGGTTGAGTAACACAGAAGACATCCAGAATCCCACTATGGATTTagatgatgaggatgaggatgCTATTTGTAAACGCACCCGGGCCCGCTATTCATTAGCAAGTTTCACACTTGATGAACTCGAGacttttcttcaagaaacagatgatgacgatgacctccaaaatattgatgatgaagaagaatacaGGAAATTTCTCACTGCTGTTTTACAGGGTGAAGGTGATGACCAGTCAactaaagaaaatgaaaatgcttATGATGAAGATGAGGATAATGATGCAGACTTTGAGATAGAACTTGAAGAGTTACTTGAGAGTGATGTGGATGAAAATGTGAAGGACAAAGTTGTGGAGGAGAATGGAGGAGCTGGAAGACGACCAAAGACTAGGCAGAATAGATGCCAAAAAGCTCCTGCTCAATGTAAGAAGAAGATTTTAGGACAGACAAAAAGGCCATTGCGCCCCCTTTTACCAGTTTTGCCAAAGGGACCAATGTCCTCTTTCTCTACCCAGGCCAGCAGAACTCTAATGCCTGGGACAACTTCAAGCTGTTTGTCTTCCACAATAGAAGATCGTTCTATAAATGGATTCACTGCTCACCAGATAGGCCAGTTGCACTGCTTGATCCATGAACATGTGCAGCTACTTATTCAAGTATTTTCTCTGTGTGCTCTTGATTACTCTCGGCAACATATTGCCTCCCAGGTTAAGAGATTGATCTTTGAGATGCTCCATAAGCGTGACGAGGCGCTGGCACGGAAGAGTGTACCATATCCTGCTGTTTGCTTTTTCCCATCAGTGCCAACTGAGTTCCCTAATTCCTACACGACACAAAGCACCTTAGTGTCATCCCTCACATATGATGCACGTAGAGAATGTTTTTCTTCGAATAATCAGAGGGCAGTTTCACCAAATATTTCTCCTTCCAAAGGTAGACGTGAATGCATTCCTAATGGACAGGTGGGGTTCTCTCAGAATATGGGGGGTGCTTTCTGGGTGCCTTCTATAAGTGGTCCTGTGCTATCTGTCTTGGATGTAGCTCCACTTAGTTTAGTTGGAAGATACATGGATGAAGTTGATACAG CTATTCAGGAAAATCGACGGTGTTACGTGGAAACTAGTTCTGATACACGCCTTGAAAAAGAGCCTTTGTTTCCCCTTCCTAACTTTCCATTATGTGCTCAAGCCAATTTTGAAGCTGTAAGTGGATCTGGTTCCTCAGTTTCCAATGTTGCTCCATCTTCATCTAGTCAACAACCGCCCAAGAAGTCACTGGCTGCTACCATTGTTGAAAGTACCAAGAAGCAATCGGTTGCTATAGTCCCAAGGGAAATATCAAAGTTAGCCCAgatattttttcctttgttcaaTCCGGCATTATTTCCCCATAAGCCACCGCCTGGAAACATGGCAAATCGAGTGCTTTTCACTGATGCAGAAGACGA ATTATTAGCATTGGGGTTGATGGAATATAATATGGATTGGAAGGCAATTCAACAACGTTTTCTTCCTTGCAAATCTGAGCGCCAG ATTTTTGTTAGGCAGAAAAATCGCTGCTCATCAAAAGCACCAGAAAATCCCATAAAG GCAGTTCGGAGGATGAAAAACTCACCTTTGACTGCAGAAGAGTTAGCATGTATTCAGGAG GGACTTAAGGCTTATAAATATGATTGGATGTCCATATGGCAATTCATTGTCCCACATAGAGATCCAAACTTGCTGCCCCGGCAATGGCGCATTGCTCTTGGAACTCAGAAGTCATATAAGCTTGATGAAGcaaaaaaggagaagagaCGGTTATATGAATcaaaaagaaggaagcatAAAAGTTCAGATTTGTCAAGTTGGCAAAATTCATCTGAGAAAGAG GACTGCCAGGCTGAAAAGTCTGGTGGAGAGAACAGTGCAGATGGTTTCACAGACAATGCAGGTGAAACTTATGTTCATGAGGCCTTTTTAGCAGATTGGAGACCGGGTACTTCCAGTGGAGAAAGAAATCTTCATAGTGGTACCCTATCCCAAGAAGCTATCCGTGAATGGGCAAATGTTTTTGGGCATAAGGAAGCTCCTCGAACTCAGACTGTGTCAAAGTATCAGCAGAGCCCATCTCTAATTACTGGTTTTAGACATTTTGCATCCGGTACCACACAAACGAATCATTCTGTTTCTCATATGACTTCAAATGCCTTCAAATCTCAATTCAATTATCGGCGGTATCGAGCTCGTAGAACTAATGGTGCACAATTAGTTAAGTTAGCACCAGAATTGCCTCCTGTGAATCTTCCGCCATCTGTTCGTATAGTCTCACAATCTGCCTTCAGAGGCTCTTTATGTGGGATATCTTCTACGGTTTCTGCTTCTGGAGTTGGTAGTGGTTCTTCTGCAACAGACAATCtgttttctaaattttctCAAGTTGGAAGGTTGGGGATTTCTGATGCCATAACATCTAGACAGAATAAAACTCATTCTCCAAAAGACAGCGTTGCAACTTTGCGTCCGGAAGATTCTAGGATCGTCAAGGATAAATGTGTAGAGGAAGGAAGAGATACTGATTCTGACCTTCATATGCATCCTTTGCTGTTCCAGGCCCCTGAAGATGGACGTTTACCCTATTACCCGTTGAACTGCAGCAACAGAAATTCCAGTACTTTCAGTTTTCTTTCAGCAAATCAACCTCAGCTAAATTTAAGCCTTTTTCATAATCCTCATCAAGGAAGCCATGTTGATTGTTTTGACAAATCATTGAAGACATCCAACTCAACATCACGTGCCATTGATTTTCATCCACTTATGCAAAGAACTGATTATGTAAGTAGTGTCCCAGTAACAACATGCTCAACTGCACCCCTTTCTAATACAAGTCAGACTCCATTGCTGGGCAATACTGATCCACAGGCTTTGGGCACTAATGAGAAAGCTAATGAACTGGACTTGGAGATCCACCTCAGTTCTACATCcgaaaaggaaaattttttgaaaaggaGAGACGTTGGTGTGCATAATTCAGTTAAATCAAGAACAACTGCCCCAGATTCTGGAACTATTATGATAACTCAATGTGCTAATGGTTCATTGTATCAGCACGCTGAAAATTCTTCTGGAAGTGGTAGCGAGCCTGTTTCAGGTGGCCTTACATTGGTTATACCAAGTAATATTCTCAGCAGATACAATGCAGATGATACAGGTGAGCAGTCTCAACCTGATATTGAGATGGAACAGGAAGAGTTGAGTGACtctgatgaagaaaatgaagaaaatgttGAGTTTGAGTGTGAAGAGATGACTGATTCTGACGGAGAGGTGGGATCGGCTTGTGAAGGAATTGCTGAGATGCAGAATAAG GATGTTCCAACGTTTGCAACAAAAAGACCTGCAACAGTAGATCCTGATGGCAAACAGTGTGAGCCAAAAGCGGGCTGTCATACTCAGGACAATATTCGCAACACTCCTTCCTTGGATGATGCCAGTAATTCTTCATGGTTAAGTTTGGATTCATGCGCACCCGATCGACCTTCACACATGATGTCCAAGCATGACGAAAGCACAAATGACAGTGGTCTTGCTGCCAATGATATGTCGTCATCTCGTCCCGCTCGGTCTTGTAAGAATGTGAAACTCGGCACAAGAGAAGTTGTGGCACAGAGACAAGGTGTGGACATGGCGCACCAACTGAGCCTGGGTCCTCTAGCAAATCCCACAATAAGGAAACCTAGGAAGCGTGTGTGCAGAACCAATACATGTTTGAACATAGGTTTGACTgtagaaaactcaaactccAGCAGTGATGGCTAA